A region from the Actinoplanes sp. OR16 genome encodes:
- a CDS encoding O-antigen ligase: MTSLTDDRPHPGGVVVLAFIATLAGRFTLTRLGLDVPVINDVRVLLYLLLILCLLLESHRIGRTAAAAGGYAVLPVFGLLGYQILSASWAPSNAVTGPMIGDLAATAFLILVYYFLARWDRDHVTRMTLHLFHGAAWVYFLAAASGRGHASNGRWAALGGGPNVFVRVMILGCITSLFLYVRSGQKIYWLAPIPAFMFGALASGSRGGMAALGITGAIALLAIRPRLRWNTIAKPLGFLVVLSIMVALTAGPIIADFVQTRFVEATVGQGYTSDRDVLFAWALRLFWQRPLLGTGINGFHAIANLGEGERYVHNLPLSVAAEGGFVGLSLLGLAWLGLWHAYIRTPLVERSLEARSSAYCGIFIGASCLFSGDYFDARMMWIMLVLAAVRPARVPGQPARVAAVNPLSPASA; encoded by the coding sequence ATGACCTCCCTCACGGATGATCGTCCGCATCCCGGCGGCGTCGTCGTCCTCGCCTTCATCGCCACCCTGGCCGGCCGGTTCACCCTGACCCGGCTCGGCCTGGACGTACCGGTCATCAACGACGTCCGCGTCCTGCTCTACCTGCTCCTGATCCTGTGCCTGCTGCTGGAGTCGCACCGGATCGGCCGGACCGCCGCCGCCGCCGGCGGATACGCCGTCCTGCCAGTCTTCGGCCTGCTCGGCTACCAGATCCTGTCCGCCTCGTGGGCGCCCTCGAACGCCGTCACCGGCCCGATGATCGGCGACCTGGCCGCGACCGCGTTCCTGATCCTCGTCTACTACTTCCTGGCCCGCTGGGATCGCGACCACGTCACCCGGATGACGCTGCACCTGTTCCACGGCGCCGCCTGGGTCTACTTCCTGGCCGCCGCATCCGGTCGCGGTCACGCCTCGAACGGCCGGTGGGCGGCCCTCGGCGGCGGCCCCAACGTCTTCGTCCGCGTCATGATCCTCGGCTGCATCACGTCCCTCTTCCTGTACGTCCGCAGCGGCCAGAAGATCTACTGGCTGGCGCCGATCCCGGCCTTCATGTTCGGCGCCCTCGCCTCCGGCTCCCGCGGCGGCATGGCGGCTCTCGGCATCACCGGCGCGATAGCCCTGCTGGCGATCCGCCCCAGACTCCGCTGGAACACCATCGCCAAACCGCTCGGCTTCCTCGTCGTCCTCTCCATCATGGTGGCGCTGACCGCAGGCCCGATCATCGCCGACTTCGTCCAGACCCGGTTCGTCGAAGCCACCGTCGGCCAGGGCTACACCTCCGACCGCGACGTCCTCTTCGCCTGGGCGTTACGCCTCTTCTGGCAGCGCCCACTCCTCGGCACCGGCATCAACGGTTTCCACGCCATCGCGAACCTCGGCGAAGGTGAGCGGTACGTGCACAACCTCCCGCTCTCTGTCGCCGCCGAAGGGGGCTTCGTGGGGCTGTCGCTCCTCGGATTGGCGTGGCTGGGCTTGTGGCACGCCTACATCCGGACTCCCCTCGTCGAACGCAGCCTGGAAGCGCGCAGCTCGGCGTACTGCGGCATCTTCATCGGCGCGTCCTGCCTCTTCTCCGGCGACTACTTCGACGCCCGCATGATGTGGATCATGCTCGTGCTGGCGGCGGTGCGGCCTGCCCGGGTGCCGGGGCAGCCGGCTCGGGTGGCGGCGGTGAATCCGTTGTCGCCGGCCTCTGCTTGA
- the lexA gene encoding transcriptional repressor LexA — protein MSIDSGDGPKRPITAKQERILAVIHESIRDRGYPPTVREIGAAVGLVSPSSVSHHLKVLENHGLLRRKPHGSRAVDVRTPAADRTISVPILGDIAAGTPILAEQNVEDHLTVSASMVGHGTFFALNVKGDSMIDAAICDGDVVVVRQQPVAENGDIVAAMIDNEATVKVLRRRGAKVELIPRNPLYQIIPADDATVLGKVVCVMRRL, from the coding sequence ATGAGCATCGACAGCGGTGACGGACCGAAACGCCCGATAACCGCCAAGCAGGAGCGCATCCTGGCCGTCATCCACGAGTCGATCCGTGACCGCGGCTACCCGCCGACCGTCCGCGAGATCGGCGCCGCGGTCGGCCTGGTGTCGCCCTCCTCGGTCTCACACCACCTCAAGGTCCTGGAGAACCACGGCCTGCTGCGCCGCAAACCGCACGGTTCCCGGGCCGTCGACGTGCGCACCCCCGCCGCCGACCGCACGATCAGCGTGCCGATCCTCGGCGACATCGCGGCGGGCACCCCGATCCTCGCCGAGCAGAACGTCGAGGACCACCTCACCGTCTCCGCCAGCATGGTCGGCCACGGCACCTTCTTCGCCCTGAACGTCAAGGGCGACTCGATGATCGACGCCGCCATCTGCGACGGCGACGTGGTGGTCGTCCGCCAGCAGCCCGTGGCCGAGAACGGCGACATCGTGGCCGCAATGATCGACAACGAGGCGACCGTGAAGGTCCTCCGCCGCCGAGGTGCCAAGGTCGAGCTGATCCCCCGCAACCCCCTCTACCAGATAATCCCTGCCGACGACGCCACGGTCCTGGGCAAGGTCGTCTGCGTGATGCGCCGCCTTTAG